CATTGCGAGTGTATCTTCGACCACGGAAGCATTCTTAACTATTGTCTGATGGTTCATTGTACCAAAGGACAGGTCGGCAATGGCTAGTCGTCGCGTGAGGATACAGGGTCACGCATGAACTTGGGGATGAGGAGGAGCTCCCTTTTGGTGCTTCGGGGAATCGAGCAGAGATATTTCGATTGTTTTGATTTAACAGCGAGGAGGGGCAGTTGCCTGGCCTTGTTCACGTCATAGATGACGATGCTTCCTTTAGAACGGCCGTCGCGCGCCGGCTGAAATTGGCGGGCTATGACGTCGAAACCTATTCGTCGGCCCAACAATTGCTGGATCGCCTCCCGGACGCTCAAAAGCCTGGATGCATCCTGCTCGACGTGCAGATGCCGGGCTTGAGCGGCCTCGAATTGCAAAGCCGCCTCATCGAGCGCGGTTCGACGCTGCCGATCGTCTTCGTTACCGGGTATGCCGATACGCCGACGACCGTGCGCGCCGTCAAGGCAGGCGCCGAGGATTTCCTGGCCAAGCCGGCATCGTCAGAACAGCTGATCGACGCAATCGAGCGCGCCATGGCGCGCTACGAGACTACACGCCATCAACAGAGCGAGCTCGGTTCCCTTCGCCGGCTGGTGGCGACCCTGACGCCACGCGAGCGACAGGTTTTCAATCTGATCATCCGCGGCAAGATCAACAGGCAAATCGCTTTCGAGCTGGGAACGACCGAGCGAACGGTGAAAGCTCATCGCCACCAGGTGATGGAGAAGATGCAGGTTCATTCGTTCGCCGAACTGGTTTCGAATGCGGAACGGCTTGGCATGCTGGATCCGGACCGCGATCCAAGCAGGTGATCGATATATTCAGCAAACGCGTTTGGTTGCCGAACGACCTTGCACGTAAGGACAATATGAAGGTCTTGTGACAATGTGCAGAATGGGTGCGCAATGAAACAAACCGTTGAACCCCTGGGTGGAGCAACATCGTGCCAGCCCGCAGTTCCGTTTTTATCGTGGACGATGACCAGTCGATGCGCACGGGCATCAAGCGTCTGCTGAGAGTTCACGGCTTCCATTCAACATTGTTCGAGTCGGCCAATGCGCTGCTCACTT
This portion of the Bradyrhizobium sp. AZCC 2262 genome encodes:
- a CDS encoding response regulator transcription factor, with translation MPGLVHVIDDDASFRTAVARRLKLAGYDVETYSSAQQLLDRLPDAQKPGCILLDVQMPGLSGLELQSRLIERGSTLPIVFVTGYADTPTTVRAVKAGAEDFLAKPASSEQLIDAIERAMARYETTRHQQSELGSLRRLVATLTPRERQVFNLIIRGKINRQIAFELGTTERTVKAHRHQVMEKMQVHSFAELVSNAERLGMLDPDRDPSR